In Acidobacteriota bacterium, a genomic segment contains:
- a CDS encoding VWA domain-containing protein, whose translation MSFDTLAHPAWLLLWLVLPWLILRHHRRGPAQAQLYSSLPQEARGGWRLHAAFYLRLTALALVVVALARPQAVDRWQEETRLGIDILVALDVSGSMAAEDFQPQNRLAVAKDVVRNFVQRRPGDRIGALIFADTALTRSPLTLDHRALIQALEAVELDSLPDGTAIGVALATAALRLENSQAATRVVVLVTDGANNGGEVDPATAAALCAGLGIRVYTVGVGTDERVPVPRTFTNPRTGQQQVERRYTRLEVDEELLQAIAQRTGGRYFPATDEEGLEQVFAEIDELERSEIVVARHRRTRELFVPWASAALALTLLPLVLAAAGWSHPP comes from the coding sequence ATGTCCTTCGACACCCTCGCCCACCCCGCCTGGCTGCTGCTCTGGCTGGTCCTTCCGTGGCTGATCCTGCGTCACCACCGCCGTGGCCCCGCCCAGGCCCAGCTCTACAGCTCCCTGCCCCAGGAAGCCCGCGGCGGCTGGCGACTCCACGCCGCTTTCTACCTGCGCCTCACCGCCCTGGCGCTGGTGGTGGTGGCCCTGGCGCGGCCCCAGGCGGTGGACCGTTGGCAGGAAGAGACCCGGCTGGGCATCGACATCCTGGTGGCCCTGGACGTCTCCGGCTCCATGGCCGCTGAGGACTTCCAACCGCAGAATCGCTTGGCGGTGGCCAAGGACGTGGTGCGGAACTTCGTCCAGCGGCGGCCCGGCGACCGCATCGGCGCCCTGATCTTCGCCGACACCGCCCTCACCCGCTCTCCCCTGACCCTCGACCACCGGGCCCTGATCCAGGCTCTCGAAGCGGTGGAGCTGGACAGCCTGCCCGACGGCACCGCCATCGGCGTCGCTCTGGCCACCGCCGCCCTGCGGCTGGAGAACAGCCAGGCCGCCACGCGGGTGGTGGTATTGGTCACCGACGGCGCCAACAACGGCGGCGAGGTCGACCCAGCCACCGCCGCCGCCCTCTGCGCCGGTCTGGGGATCCGCGTCTACACCGTCGGAGTAGGCACCGACGAGCGGGTGCCGGTGCCCCGCACCTTCACCAATCCGCGCACCGGTCAGCAGCAGGTGGAGCGTCGCTACACCCGCTTGGAGGTGGATGAGGAGCTGCTCCAGGCCATCGCCCAGCGCACCGGCGGGCGGTACTTCCCCGCCACCGACGAGGAGGGATTGGAGCAGGTCTTCGCCGAGATCGACGAGCTGGAGCGCAGCGAGATCGTCGTCGCCCGCCACCGCCGGACTCGGGAGCTCTTCGTTCCTTGGGCTTCCGCGGCGCTGGCTCTGACTCTGCTGCCGCTGGTCCTCGCCGCCGCCGGCTGGAGCCATCCGCCATGA